The Candidatus Ozemobacteraceae bacterium sequence CGTTCACCCAAATTCAACATCTACGTTAACACCCCCAACTGAACATACAAGACGACCTGGATCTGGTCGTGGTCCGCGATGATGTCGTCGATTTTCTGGCTCATCTGCGTCAGGAGCGTCCGGTCGTTCGAGACGAGGGCGACGCCGACCGTGCCGCGCTGCCAGAGGTCGTTATGATCGACTTCCGAGATCGAGGCGTTGAACTTCGCGCGGACGCGATCGATGACGCATCGCAGCACCTGCCGCTTTTCCTTGAGGCTGTGAACCTCCGGAAAATGCAGTTCGAACGTGCCGACCGCCACGATCATCGCCATGTCTCTCGCGCTCCGTTCCGTTTCCCGCTGAAAACGCCGCGAACCCCGGCGGAGTTCGCGGCGGCTACATTATATCGACCGCTGTATTTCTTTGAGTCTGAAGAACTCGAAGACGTCCTTTTCCTTCAGGTCGTTGTAGTTCGCGATGCCGATGCCGCACTCATAGCCCTGCATGACCTCGCGGATGTCGTCCTTGAAGCGCTTGAGCGAGCACAGCTTGCCCTCGTAGATCTCAACGCCGTCGCGGATGATGCGGACCTGGGCGTCGCGGGCGACTTTTCCGTCGAGAACGTACGAGCCGGCGATCGTCCCGGCGCCGGTGATCTTGAACACCTTGCGCACCTCGGCGCGGCCGACGATTTCCTCCTGATATTCGGGCTCATACATGCCCTTCAGGGCCATCTTCACGGCATCGATCGCGTCGTAGATGATGCGGAACACCTTGATGTCGACGCCTTCGCGCTGGGCGATCTCGTCGACCCCGTGGGCGGGCCTGACGTGGAAGCCGATGATGATGGCGTTACTGGCCGCCGCGAGCATGATGTCGGACTCGGTGATGGCACCGACGCCGGTGTGGATGGCGTTCACCTTCACCTCGGCCGTCGTGAGACGCTCGAGCGAATCCTTGAGGGCGCCGGCGGAACCCTGTACGTCGGCCTTGATGATGATGTTCAGGTCTTTCACCTTGCCGTCCGTAACGTGCTTGAAGATGTCGATCAGTTTGAGGCGGTTCTCGCGGGTGAGCCGATCCTCGCGCTCTCGCTTTTGCCGCAGCACGCCGACGTAGCGGGCGAATTTGGCGTTCTCGACGACCATCAGGGTGTCGCCGACCTTCGGCACATCGTTGAGACCAATCAGGGCAACCGGGGTCGAGGGGGTGGCGTCCTTCACGCGCTGGCCGGAATCGTTGATGAGGGCCTTCACGCGGCCGAAGCTGGTTCCGCAGATGATGTTGTCGCCCATCTGGACGGTGCCGTTCTGGACGAGGACGGTCGCGATCGGGCCCATGCCCTTGTCGAGCTTGGCCTCGATGATCGTGCCCTTGCCCTGCCGGTTGGGATTCGCCTTGAGTTCCATCATTTCGGCCTGGAGGAGGATCATTTCGAGAAGCTCGTTGATGCCGTCGCCGCGCTTGGCGGAAACGGGAACCATGATCGTCTTGCCGCCCCAGTCTTCCGCGACGAGGTTGTACGGCATGAGCATCTGCTTCACTTTTTCCGGGTTCGCCTCGGGCTTGTCGATCTTGTTGATCGCCACGATGATCGGCACGTTCGCGGCCTGGGCGTGATGGATCGCTTCGATCGTCTGGGGCTGGACGCCGTCGTCGGCGGCGACGACCAGAATCGCGATGTCGGTGACCTGTGCGCCCTGGGCGCGCATGGCGGTGAACGCCTCGTGGCCGGGGGTGTCGAGGAAGCAGATCGTGCCGTTCGGGGTTTTCACCTGGTAGGCGCCGATATGCTGCGTGATGCCGCCGACTTCTCCCTCGGCGACCCGCGCGTGGCGGATCTTGTCGAGCAGAGACGTCTTGCCGTGGTCGACGTGGCCCATGATCGTGACGACCGGTGGCCGCAGGTGAAGCTCGGAAGCCTCGTCGGGCTCTTCCTCGAACTCGATGACGTCCTCGCTGAACGAAATATCCTTGCCGAACTCGCGGCCGATGATCTGCACCTGGTCAGGTTCGAGACGCTGATTCAAACTTGCGAACACTCCGATCGACATGAGTTTCTTGATGATGTCGACGCCCTCGATATGCAGGTATTTCGCCAGGTCACTGACGGTGACGTCCTGCGGAACGACGACGCGCGGAATCTGCTCCGATTCCGATATCTCCGCGCCCATCTGGAGCTGGGTCTCTGTTTCGAGTTCGGCCAGCTTTTCGACATCGCGCATTTCGGCAAGAAGCTTTTTCGGGACGTGCGGCCCCTTCATCAGCTTCTTGATCTTGTCCTTCTTTTTCTTCAGCTTCTGGGGCGGGGCTTCTTTTTTGACCGGCGTGGTCTTGATGATCGTGATCTGCTGATTGACCTCGACCTCTTCAACCTCGTCGATGCGCGGCGGCTTGGGGCCGAGCTTCTTCTTGTCCTCGCGAAGCAGGGCGACCGCTTGGGCCGGAGTGGGGCGTTGGACCGAAGGCGGCTGCGGAGCCGGGGCCTGCGGGCGCTGGGGCTCGGGAGCCTTCTGAATGGGGGCGGGGGGCTGGGTCGGCCGCTGCTGCTGTGTCTGGGGCTGGGCGGGGCGGGCCTGCTGAACGGGCGGCTGGGCCGGTTTTGCCGGCTGCGCCGCTGGCTGCTGGGCAGCGGGGGCTTTGCCTGCCTGCTGGGCCGGGGCCTTGGCCGGCGCCTGTGGCTGGGAGACCGGAGCTTTGCCCTTTTCGAAATGCTTCTTCAGCGCGTCCATCATCTCGTCGGAAACGGATGTGAACGGATGCTCCTTCACCTGGAAGCCCAGTTTACCGAGGAGAGTGGCCAGATCCTTGTTTGAAAGATTGTATTGCTTGCTGAGTTCGTGTAATCGCATGTATGTCCTTTCCCTCCCCGTGCGCTCAACCGGCGCTCGGCGACTCGTCGCCGGTTTCCGGAGCGGCTGGAGCCTCGGTCTTGATATCGATTTTGATTCCGGTGAGTTTGGAAGCCAGTTTCACGTTCTGCCCCTCCTTGCCGATGGCAAGGGAGAGCTGCGTCGGGTCGACCAGGGCGAGGGCCGAGCGGCCTCCGTCTCCGATCGTCACCGACATCACCTTCGCGGGGCTGAGCGCATTCGTGACGAACTCGACGGGGTTTTCACTATATCTGACGATATCGATCTTTTCCCCGTTCAGCTCGTCGACGATGCCCTTGATCCGGCTTCCCTTGAGACCGACGCAGGCGCCGACGGGGTCGACGCGCGGATCGCTGCTGTGCACGGCGATTTTGACCCGCAGACCCGCTTCCCGCGAGCTGCTCTTGATCTGGACGATGCCGTCGCTGATCTCGGGAACCGCTTGCTCGAACAGCTTCTCGACGAACTTCGAGCTGCTCCTCGACAGGATGATCTGCGGCCCCTTCACGGTGAACCGCACCTCGGTCACATAGCACTTGATACGGTCGTTTGCGCGGAACACCTCGCCGGGAATCTGTTGCTGAGGGGGCATGACCGCTTCGGCGCGGGCGAACTCGACGTACACGTGGCCGCGGTCGACGCGCTGCACCTTGCCGGAAAGGACCTGCCCGACGCGGTCCTGGAACTCCTTGTAGATGATGCTGCGTTCGGCTTCCTTGAGCTTCTGGCTGACGACCTGGCGGGCCGTCTGCGCGGCGATGCGGCCGAACGAGGGCGGCGTGACGTCCTCCTCGACGACGTCGCCGACGGCGGCGTCTTCCTTCAGTTCCTGCGCCTCTTCTATCGTGAACTGCTTGTCGGGGTCGTCCATGTCGTCCTCGGTTGCGACGACGGTGCGGCGGGCGATGACGCGGAAGGCGCCGGTGCTCTCCTCAAGCGTGACCCGCACGTCCTCCTCGGAGTCGAAATTCTTGCGATAGGCGATGACCAGAGCCTCTTCAATGGCCTGGATCAGAACCGACATCGGGAGGTTCTTCTCGGCGACGACTTCTTTCAGGGCATCGTACAGGTTGTTCTTGTTCACGGAGGCCTCCCTTGTCATCCTCGTTTGGTCTTGGCTGGGAATTCGAACACGACGCGGGCTTCGCGCACGCGACTGAGAGGAACTTCCCGAGTTCCGGTTTCGGTAAGAACGACGGCCTTGTCGTCCGCGAAGGCCTGGAGACGTCCGTCGAACACTTCCTTCGGCGCGTCGCCCTCGGGGCGGAGGTGCCATCGCACGAGCCGGCCGAGTTGCCGCGTGTAATCGACAGGCCGTTTCAACAGACGCTCGACGCCTGGCGAACTGACTTCGAGCGTATACTGATGGTGGATCAGGTCAGCCTCTTCCAGATACTCCTCGAGCGCCCGGGAAACGATTTCGCAGTCCTCGACCTTCACCCCGGCCTCGCAGTCGATCCTGACCTCGAGCGTCAGTTGCCGGTTGACGTGCTTGAGCGACAGGTCATACAGGTCGTAACGGCCGGCAAACCTCTGCTCGATGAACGAGCGGACGTTCGCGAGGACCATTCCCGTGTCTTGACTCATGCAAGGCTCTCCCGGACAAACATTCAACGGCAATTCGCATGGATCTGCGCTTCCAGCGCCTGACGATCGCGCGAATTGCCTGTTGGGCCGTCAGTCTAGCATGATCACCCGAGTAAATCAAGGCGCCGTTTCCCCGGGCAGGCGCCGCACGTGTTCAGGCCGATGCCGCAAAAAAAGATAGGCCGGGGCGGCCGCCGGACATTATCTGCCGGTCTGGCCAGCGGAGGAAAGCGGAACGAATCTGCCCCCGGTCACTTTCGCGAAGATGACGGGCCTGCCGTCGTCGTTGTACTCGTTGAAACTGATCGGTCCGGTGACGCCCGGGAAATCGCGCGTGGCCGCCAGGGCGTCGCGGATGCCGACCTTGCTCGTGCCGCCCCGTTCGATTGCGCGCGCCATCATGTACACGGCATCGTAGGCGTGCGCGGCGAATGAGTCAGGGCGCTTCCCGTAGATCTTCTGAAAATCGGCGATGAATTTCTGCGTGACCGGGTCCGTCCGGGTGTCGTCGAAGGGATAGGTGACGATCGTCCCCTCCGCCGCCTCGCCGGCGAGGTCGATGAATTTCTGCGAAACCATCCCGTCTGCGCCGTAGATGGCTCCCCGGTATCCCGATGCGCGGAGGGCTTTGACGAGCGCCGCCCCTTCGGAATACAACCCCCAGATAATCACGGCCTCGGGCTTTTCAATGGCCGTCATCTCCATGAGGTTCGAAAAATCAGACTGGCCGGGCTCGAAAAACTGCTTGAAGATCAGCGGCGAACCGCGGGTCTCGGCGATGTGCGCGATCGTCTTGCCGCCCATCTTGCCATACCGGTTCTTCTGCTGGAAAAGACCCACGCGTTTGTGTCCGCTTTTCCCGAAGACCAGGTCGGCGATGGCCGCGCCCTGGGCCCGGTCGTCGGCCAGACAGCGGAACATCCAGGGGCTGCCGATCATCTGCACCGTCGGATCGGTGCTGACGGTCGTCAACTGGGCGGTCTCCGCCTTCAGGGTGATGCGAGCCGCGACATGGGTGCAACCGGAATGTACCGATCCGATGATGGCGAGCACCTTGTCGTCGAACAGCAGCTTCACGGT is a genomic window containing:
- a CDS encoding DUF503 domain-containing protein, whose amino-acid sequence is MAMIVAVGTFELHFPEVHSLKEKRQVLRCVIDRVRAKFNASISEVDHNDLWQRGTVGVALVSNDRTLLTQMSQKIDDIIADHDQIQVVLYVQLGVLT
- the infB gene encoding translation initiation factor IF-2 is translated as MRLHELSKQYNLSNKDLATLLGKLGFQVKEHPFTSVSDEMMDALKKHFEKGKAPVSQPQAPAKAPAQQAGKAPAAQQPAAQPAKPAQPPVQQARPAQPQTQQQRPTQPPAPIQKAPEPQRPQAPAPQPPSVQRPTPAQAVALLREDKKKLGPKPPRIDEVEEVEVNQQITIIKTTPVKKEAPPQKLKKKKDKIKKLMKGPHVPKKLLAEMRDVEKLAELETETQLQMGAEISESEQIPRVVVPQDVTVSDLAKYLHIEGVDIIKKLMSIGVFASLNQRLEPDQVQIIGREFGKDISFSEDVIEFEEEPDEASELHLRPPVVTIMGHVDHGKTSLLDKIRHARVAEGEVGGITQHIGAYQVKTPNGTICFLDTPGHEAFTAMRAQGAQVTDIAILVVAADDGVQPQTIEAIHHAQAANVPIIVAINKIDKPEANPEKVKQMLMPYNLVAEDWGGKTIMVPVSAKRGDGINELLEMILLQAEMMELKANPNRQGKGTIIEAKLDKGMGPIATVLVQNGTVQMGDNIICGTSFGRVKALINDSGQRVKDATPSTPVALIGLNDVPKVGDTLMVVENAKFARYVGVLRQKREREDRLTRENRLKLIDIFKHVTDGKVKDLNIIIKADVQGSAGALKDSLERLTTAEVKVNAIHTGVGAITESDIMLAAASNAIIIGFHVRPAHGVDEIAQREGVDIKVFRIIYDAIDAVKMALKGMYEPEYQEEIVGRAEVRKVFKITGAGTIAGSYVLDGKVARDAQVRIIRDGVEIYEGKLCSLKRFKDDIREVMQGYECGIGIANYNDLKEKDVFEFFRLKEIQRSI
- the nusA gene encoding transcription termination factor NusA; its protein translation is MNKNNLYDALKEVVAEKNLPMSVLIQAIEEALVIAYRKNFDSEEDVRVTLEESTGAFRVIARRTVVATEDDMDDPDKQFTIEEAQELKEDAAVGDVVEEDVTPPSFGRIAAQTARQVVSQKLKEAERSIIYKEFQDRVGQVLSGKVQRVDRGHVYVEFARAEAVMPPQQQIPGEVFRANDRIKCYVTEVRFTVKGPQIILSRSSSKFVEKLFEQAVPEISDGIVQIKSSSREAGLRVKIAVHSSDPRVDPVGACVGLKGSRIKGIVDELNGEKIDIVRYSENPVEFVTNALSPAKVMSVTIGDGGRSALALVDPTQLSLAIGKEGQNVKLASKLTGIKIDIKTEAPAAPETGDESPSAG
- the rimP gene encoding ribosome maturation factor RimP, which codes for MSQDTGMVLANVRSFIEQRFAGRYDLYDLSLKHVNRQLTLEVRIDCEAGVKVEDCEIVSRALEEYLEEADLIHHQYTLEVSSPGVERLLKRPVDYTRQLGRLVRWHLRPEGDAPKEVFDGRLQAFADDKAVVLTETGTREVPLSRVREARVVFEFPAKTKRG
- a CDS encoding ABC transporter substrate-binding protein translates to MLYNIIPRRIVFSLACGLSAAGCLAIAGPASAQQVKAYHQWTAPFEYNGPARSFNEQEQNPKTLRIGILASLSGGGAEYGIAMKEGADMARDEINARGGIKGTPLELIYRDDRNDMGENGHQTVKLLFDDKVLAIIGSVHSGCTHVAARITLKAETAQLTTVSTDPTVQMIGSPWMFRCLADDRAQGAAIADLVFGKSGHKRVGLFQQKNRYGKMGGKTIAHIAETRGSPLIFKQFFEPGQSDFSNLMEMTAIEKPEAVIIWGLYSEGAALVKALRASGYRGAIYGADGMVSQKFIDLAGEAAEGTIVTYPFDDTRTDPVTQKFIADFQKIYGKRPDSFAAHAYDAVYMMARAIERGGTSKVGIRDALAATRDFPGVTGPISFNEYNDDGRPVIFAKVTGGRFVPLSSAGQTGR